The Polyangium spumosum genome includes a window with the following:
- a CDS encoding flavin-containing monooxygenase has protein sequence MAEHFDVIVVGAGLSGIGAACHLEARCPGKTFVILEGREAIGGTWDLFRYPGVRSDSDMYTLGYSFKPWKDRKAIADGPSILEYIRETARERAIESKIRFGCRVKRATWSSDRAAWTVEVERGPSKELVHFTCNFLHMCSGYYDYEKGYTPDLRGTDRFEGRIVHPQFWTEDVDHRGKRVVVIGSGATAVTLVPELAKEAAHVVMLQRSPTYVVSMPSQDVIARWLHERLPAQVAHDITRWKNVALGMFFYQLARRRPEGVKRRLVDLVREHLGPGYDVDAHFKPRYNPWDQRVCVVPDGDLFEAVKSGKASVVTDHIETFIETGLRLASGEELEADLVVMATGLRLLFLGGVELEVDGRRVEPTKLLSYKGVMFSDVPNLACAFGYTNASWTLKADLVSEYVCRLLNHMDAIGARRCMPRRDAAEVEELPLINFSSGYVQRAIGAFPKQGSKKPWKVNQNYLADIAALRFGEVDDGTMEFVGTN, from the coding sequence ATGGCCGAACATTTTGATGTGATCGTCGTCGGTGCAGGGTTGTCGGGGATCGGGGCGGCCTGTCACCTCGAGGCCCGATGCCCGGGCAAGACCTTCGTGATCCTCGAAGGACGTGAGGCCATCGGCGGGACCTGGGATCTCTTTCGTTATCCGGGCGTCCGGTCCGACTCCGACATGTACACGCTCGGTTATTCGTTCAAGCCGTGGAAGGACCGGAAGGCCATCGCGGATGGCCCTTCGATCCTCGAATACATCCGCGAGACGGCCCGCGAGCGCGCGATTGAATCGAAGATCCGGTTCGGCTGTCGGGTCAAGCGCGCGACGTGGTCGAGCGATCGCGCGGCGTGGACGGTGGAGGTCGAGCGCGGCCCGTCGAAGGAGCTCGTCCACTTCACCTGCAACTTCCTGCACATGTGCAGCGGCTATTACGATTACGAGAAGGGCTACACCCCCGATCTGCGGGGCACCGATCGTTTCGAGGGGCGCATCGTTCACCCGCAGTTCTGGACGGAGGACGTCGATCATCGCGGGAAACGCGTGGTCGTGATCGGCAGCGGCGCCACGGCCGTCACCCTCGTGCCGGAGCTCGCGAAGGAGGCCGCGCACGTGGTGATGCTCCAGCGCTCCCCCACCTACGTGGTCTCGATGCCGTCCCAGGACGTGATCGCGCGCTGGCTGCACGAGCGGCTGCCTGCGCAGGTCGCTCATGACATCACGCGCTGGAAAAACGTGGCTCTGGGCATGTTCTTTTATCAGCTCGCCCGGCGGCGGCCGGAGGGCGTGAAGAGGCGCCTCGTCGACCTCGTGCGCGAGCACCTCGGGCCCGGCTACGACGTCGACGCCCATTTCAAGCCTCGGTACAACCCCTGGGATCAGCGCGTTTGCGTGGTGCCGGACGGCGATCTCTTCGAGGCGGTGAAGTCGGGCAAGGCTTCGGTGGTCACCGACCATATCGAGACCTTCATCGAGACGGGGCTCCGGCTCGCCTCGGGAGAGGAGCTCGAGGCGGACCTCGTGGTCATGGCGACGGGGCTCAGGCTCCTCTTCCTCGGCGGCGTGGAGCTCGAGGTGGACGGCCGCCGCGTCGAGCCGACGAAGCTCCTCAGCTACAAGGGCGTGATGTTCAGCGACGTGCCGAACCTGGCGTGCGCGTTCGGGTACACGAACGCGTCGTGGACCCTGAAGGCCGACCTCGTCAGCGAATACGTGTGTCGCCTCCTGAACCACATGGACGCGATCGGCGCGCGCCGCTGCATGCCGCGCCGTGACGCCGCCGAGGTGGAGGAGCTGCCCTTGATCAACTTCAGCTCGGGCTACGTGCAGCGCGCGATCGGCGCCTTCCCCAAGCAGGGATCGAAGAAGCCGTGGAAGGTCAACCAGAATTACCTGGCGGACATCGCCGCTTTGCGGTTCGGCGAGGTCGACGACGGCACGATGGAGTTTGTCGGAACGAACTAG
- a CDS encoding response regulator: MAGGRRGRVLVIEDEADLRVLMSDLLQEEGYAVESARDGVEGLRLIDQRMPDLILLDIKMPVMDGRMFVELLMARYPDRAPIVVVTAVESAPRRAAETGAEGWVGKPFDIDRLVKTVERHLRRPAPPG, from the coding sequence ATGGCCGGAGGTCGTCGCGGTCGCGTGCTCGTGATCGAGGACGAGGCGGATCTCCGCGTGCTCATGTCCGACCTCCTGCAGGAGGAGGGGTATGCCGTCGAGAGCGCGCGCGACGGCGTCGAGGGCTTGCGTCTGATCGACCAGCGCATGCCCGACCTCATCCTGCTCGACATCAAAATGCCGGTGATGGACGGCCGGATGTTCGTCGAGCTGCTCATGGCGCGTTACCCCGATCGGGCGCCCATCGTGGTGGTGACGGCGGTCGAGAGCGCCCCGCGGCGCGCGGCCGAGACCGGCGCAGAGGGGTGGGTCGGAAAGCCTTTTGATATCGACCGGCTGGTCAAGACGGTCGAGCGTCACCTGCGGCGCCCGGCGCCTCCGGGGTGA
- a CDS encoding VIT1/CCC1 transporter family protein: MPPDVQEDATREDIEARALGDPHRRGEGISDVVLGGQDGLVNVLGVVLGVAAATSSARVVLVAGLAAAFAESLSMAAVAYTSTMARAEVYESERARELRHIRDIPALEREEIREIYRGKGFEGEMLEKVVATITSNRDVWVAVMMAEEHKLAPVDRGRALRASLVVGLSSIVGSLLPLVPFFLLPVRLGMIVAVLVSALSLFAVGVYKGHVTTGRRSRSGLELAAIGMATALVGYAVGALLEVRP; the protein is encoded by the coding sequence ATGCCGCCCGATGTTCAGGAGGACGCCACGCGAGAGGATATCGAGGCGCGCGCGCTCGGGGATCCGCACCGTCGCGGGGAGGGCATCTCGGATGTCGTGCTCGGCGGGCAGGACGGGCTCGTCAATGTGCTCGGCGTGGTCCTCGGCGTCGCGGCCGCGACGAGCTCGGCGCGCGTGGTGCTGGTCGCCGGCCTCGCGGCCGCGTTCGCCGAATCCCTGTCGATGGCCGCGGTCGCCTACACCTCGACGATGGCCCGGGCCGAGGTCTACGAGAGCGAGCGCGCGCGGGAGCTGCGCCATATCCGCGACATCCCCGCGCTGGAGCGCGAGGAAATTCGCGAAATCTATCGAGGCAAGGGCTTCGAGGGCGAGATGCTCGAGAAGGTCGTCGCGACCATCACGTCGAATCGAGACGTGTGGGTCGCGGTCATGATGGCCGAGGAGCACAAGCTCGCGCCCGTCGATCGCGGGCGAGCGCTGCGCGCCTCCCTCGTCGTGGGGCTCTCGTCGATCGTGGGCTCGCTGCTGCCGCTCGTGCCCTTCTTCCTCCTGCCCGTTCGGCTCGGGATGATCGTCGCGGTGCTCGTTTCTGCGCTCTCGTTGTTCGCGGTCGGCGTGTACAAGGGCCACGTCACGACGGGGCGGCGCTCGAGGAGCGGCCTCGAGCTCGCGGCCATCGGTATGGCGACCGCCCTCGTCGGTTATGCCGTGGGGGCATTGCTCGAAGTTCGTCCTTGA
- a CDS encoding 4Fe-4S dicluster domain-containing protein, with product MLAPDRAEPAPAGRSPWILGASDLDVLVQALAGLGYRVLGPVARDGGIVIDEVRRAADLPVGLEDVQAPGRFRLERRDHGAYFAFTVGHVSWKQTFHVPVERLFQVRRSKEGFSVIPEPMPHQRVALLGARACDLHAIAIQDRILMQGAHADPRYAARRSDVFVVAVNCIRAGNTCFCVSMGTGPRAERGFDLALTELLDAGEHRFLVEVGSDAGAAVVAGMPVRPATPEEADAAARVSARTASSMGRELDTDGLKERLQQNLEHPRWDEVAERCLACTNCTLVCPTCFCTDVEDTTDLTGETAERTKRLDSCFTMGFSHVHGGSVRSSIKARYRQWLTHKLASWHDQFGSSGCVGCGRCITWCPVGIDITEEAAAVGRPEQRPETDG from the coding sequence ATGCTTGCGCCCGACCGCGCAGAACCTGCGCCTGCCGGGCGTTCGCCCTGGATCCTCGGGGCCTCCGATCTCGATGTGCTCGTCCAGGCGCTCGCGGGCCTGGGTTACCGTGTGCTCGGGCCCGTCGCGCGGGATGGCGGCATCGTGATCGACGAGGTGCGGCGCGCGGCGGACCTGCCCGTCGGCCTCGAAGACGTCCAGGCGCCTGGCCGCTTTCGCCTCGAGCGCCGCGACCACGGCGCCTATTTCGCATTCACCGTCGGGCACGTTTCCTGGAAGCAGACCTTCCACGTGCCCGTCGAGCGCCTGTTCCAGGTGCGGCGCAGCAAGGAGGGGTTTTCCGTGATCCCCGAGCCGATGCCGCACCAGCGCGTGGCATTGCTCGGCGCGCGCGCCTGCGACCTGCACGCGATCGCCATCCAGGACCGGATCCTCATGCAGGGCGCCCACGCCGATCCGCGGTATGCGGCGCGGCGGAGCGACGTCTTCGTGGTCGCGGTGAACTGTATTCGCGCCGGCAATACCTGTTTTTGCGTCTCCATGGGGACCGGCCCGCGCGCCGAGCGGGGGTTCGATCTCGCCCTCACCGAGCTGCTCGACGCGGGCGAGCACCGCTTCCTCGTCGAGGTCGGCAGCGACGCGGGCGCCGCGGTCGTCGCGGGTATGCCCGTTCGTCCGGCCACACCCGAGGAGGCGGACGCGGCGGCGCGGGTCTCCGCGCGCACCGCCTCCTCGATGGGCCGCGAGCTCGATACGGACGGGCTGAAGGAGCGCCTCCAGCAGAACCTCGAGCATCCGCGGTGGGACGAGGTCGCCGAGCGTTGCCTCGCCTGCACCAATTGCACGCTGGTTTGTCCGACCTGCTTCTGCACCGACGTCGAGGACACGACCGATCTCACGGGCGAGACCGCCGAGCGCACGAAGCGCCTCGACTCCTGCTTCACGATGGGTTTTTCCCACGTGCACGGCGGATCGGTCCGCAGCTCGATCAAGGCGCGTTATCGCCAGTGGCTCACCCACAAGCTCGCGAGCTGGCACGATCAGTTCGGCTCCTCGGGCTGCGTGGGCTGCGGGCGCTGCATCACCTGGTGCCCGGTCGGAATCGATATCACGGAGGAGGCCGCCGCCGTCGGGCGGCCGGAGCAAAGGCCGGAGACGGACGGCTGA
- a CDS encoding cyclic nucleotide-binding domain-containing protein, whose protein sequence is METESLARSLAEQPLVAGMLDAHVEFLSGCAQNVRLSAGKFLFREGQRADNLYLIRSGKIALESHDGGRGTLVVETVGAGDALGWSTLFPPYRWGLDARVVEPALVFAIDGTCLRSKLDADHSFGYAFTRRLLNEVHSRLQRARLQTLDVYRAAP, encoded by the coding sequence ATGGAAACCGAATCCCTCGCCCGATCGCTCGCAGAGCAACCCCTCGTCGCCGGCATGCTCGACGCGCATGTCGAATTCCTGAGCGGCTGCGCGCAGAACGTCCGCCTCTCCGCGGGCAAGTTCCTCTTCCGCGAGGGCCAGCGCGCCGACAACCTCTACCTCATCCGGTCCGGGAAGATCGCGCTCGAGAGCCATGACGGCGGCCGCGGGACGCTCGTGGTCGAGACCGTGGGCGCGGGCGACGCGCTCGGCTGGTCGACGCTTTTTCCTCCTTATCGATGGGGCCTCGACGCCCGCGTGGTCGAGCCTGCGCTCGTCTTCGCGATCGACGGCACTTGCCTCCGGAGCAAGCTCGACGCCGACCACAGCTTCGGTTACGCCTTCACCCGCCGCCTCCTGAACGAGGTCCACAGCCGCCTCCAGCGCGCGCGCCTGCAGACCCTCGACGTCTATCGGGCCGCGCCATGA
- a CDS encoding FAD/NAD(P)-binding protein, with protein MTASLSLMKRPDPMLPEPMRITRVKRETPGVFTFDFDVSARGGFSFLPGQFNMLYPFGAGESAISISGDPAEPERLVHTIRAVGAVTRVLERLGRGDVVGVRGPFGRAWPMHEAAGKDLVVIAGGIGLAPLRPVVYHALRHRASFGRVVLLYGTRTPDDLLYRKEIERWRGKFDMEVEVTVDAAGKDWRGNTGVVTKLIGRAAFDPANAVAMLCGPEIMMRFCARELERLGVPLADVWVTMERNMRCGAGLCGHCQFGPTFVCKDGPVYRYPEVERLLSVREV; from the coding sequence ATGACCGCCTCGCTTTCGCTCATGAAGCGCCCCGATCCGATGCTCCCCGAGCCGATGCGCATCACGCGCGTGAAGCGGGAGACGCCCGGGGTCTTCACGTTCGATTTCGATGTCTCGGCCCGCGGCGGTTTCTCCTTTTTGCCCGGGCAATTCAACATGCTGTATCCGTTCGGGGCCGGCGAATCGGCGATCTCGATCAGCGGCGACCCCGCCGAGCCCGAGCGGCTGGTCCATACGATCCGCGCCGTGGGCGCGGTGACGCGGGTCCTCGAGCGCCTCGGCCGCGGGGACGTGGTGGGCGTGCGGGGCCCGTTCGGCCGCGCCTGGCCGATGCACGAGGCCGCGGGGAAGGACCTCGTGGTCATCGCCGGCGGCATTGGCCTCGCACCGCTGCGCCCCGTCGTCTACCACGCCCTCCGCCACCGCGCCTCGTTTGGCCGGGTCGTCCTGCTCTACGGCACACGCACCCCCGACGATCTGCTCTACCGCAAGGAAATCGAGCGCTGGCGCGGCAAGTTCGACATGGAGGTCGAGGTCACGGTCGACGCGGCCGGCAAGGATTGGCGAGGCAATACGGGCGTCGTCACCAAGCTCATCGGCCGCGCCGCGTTTGATCCGGCGAACGCCGTCGCGATGCTCTGCGGCCCCGAGATCATGATGCGGTTTTGCGCTCGCGAGCTCGAGCGGCTCGGGGTCCCGCTCGCCGACGTCTGGGTGACCATGGAGCGCAACATGCGTTGCGGCGCCGGCCTCTGCGGCCATTGCCAGTTCGGCCCCACCTTCGTGTGCAAGGACGGGCCCGTGTATCGCTACCCCGAGGTCGAGCGCCTGCTCTCGGTGAGGGAGGTGTAG
- a CDS encoding oxidoreductase has translation MKRKQKPKLAVFKFASCDGCQLSLLDCEDELLLLADAVRIANFAEASRAVLRGPYDITLVEGSITTAHDAERIREIRARSRFLMTIGACATAGGVQALRNYRDVKEFTRIVYARPDYIDTLATSTPIADHVKVDFELRGCPIDKRQLLEVLAALLAGRGPKVASHSVCVQCKLRGNVCVMVAHGTPCLGPVTHAGCGALCPTYHRGCYGCFGPAETTNTKGIEGALLAAGASHEDIARAYATFNAAAPPFRKAQEEQLVQIRLKEGPRG, from the coding sequence GTGAAGAGGAAGCAGAAGCCGAAGCTCGCCGTCTTCAAGTTCGCCTCCTGCGACGGATGCCAGCTCAGCCTGCTCGATTGCGAGGACGAGCTCTTGCTCCTCGCCGACGCGGTTCGTATCGCGAATTTCGCCGAGGCCTCGCGCGCCGTGCTCCGGGGCCCGTACGACATCACCCTCGTCGAGGGATCCATCACCACGGCCCACGACGCCGAGCGGATCCGCGAGATCCGCGCGCGGTCGCGTTTCCTCATGACGATCGGCGCCTGCGCCACGGCCGGCGGCGTCCAGGCGTTGCGCAATTATCGCGACGTGAAGGAGTTCACGCGGATCGTCTACGCGAGGCCCGATTACATCGACACGCTCGCGACCTCAACGCCCATCGCGGACCACGTGAAGGTCGATTTCGAGCTCCGCGGCTGCCCGATCGACAAGCGCCAGCTCCTCGAGGTCCTCGCGGCGCTGCTCGCCGGCCGGGGGCCGAAGGTCGCGAGCCACTCGGTGTGCGTGCAATGCAAGCTGCGCGGGAACGTGTGTGTGATGGTCGCGCACGGCACGCCGTGCCTCGGCCCGGTCACGCACGCGGGCTGCGGCGCGCTCTGCCCGACGTACCACCGCGGCTGTTATGGTTGTTTCGGGCCGGCCGAGACCACGAATACGAAGGGGATCGAGGGCGCGCTGCTCGCCGCCGGCGCGAGCCACGAGGACATCGCGCGGGCGTACGCCACGTTCAACGCGGCGGCCCCTCCGTTCCGGAAGGCGCAGGAGGAGCAGCTCGTGCAGATCCGGCTGAAGGAGGGGCCCCGTGGCTAG
- a CDS encoding Ni/Fe hydrogenase subunit alpha, giving the protein MARTIKVDYLARVEGEGALTIRFKGDKPSAVELRIFEPPRFFEAFLRGRAHLEVPDIVARICGICPVAYQMSACHAIEDALGIHPGGAIRALRRLLYCGEWIESHGLHVFMLHAPDFLGYEDAIAMAKNHREWVARGLGIKKAGNAIVTALGGREIHPINVKIGGFYRAPTVAELAALLPDLSRALEDAEMCLEWMAKFDFPAFERDYEYVALRHPDEYPFSEGRIVSSKGIDIDARDYEAHFAEEHVPHSTALHAVVLGRGDYQCGPLARFNLNFDHLGERARAAAERIHFVPPCNNPYKSLLARGVELIQALDEAIRIIESYTPPEAPAITAAPRRATGYGCTEAPRGMLWHKYTMDEAGLVEDARIVPPTSQNQKCIERDLWQLAPALAAMPHAAATRRAEQAVRNFDPCISCSTHFLRLSIERED; this is encoded by the coding sequence GTGGCTAGGACGATCAAGGTCGATTACCTCGCGCGCGTCGAGGGCGAGGGCGCGCTGACGATCCGGTTCAAGGGCGACAAACCCTCCGCGGTCGAGCTCCGCATCTTCGAGCCGCCGCGGTTCTTCGAGGCCTTCCTGCGCGGCAGGGCGCACCTCGAGGTCCCCGACATCGTCGCGCGGATCTGCGGGATCTGCCCTGTCGCCTACCAGATGAGCGCCTGCCACGCGATCGAGGACGCGCTCGGGATCCATCCGGGCGGCGCGATCCGCGCGCTGCGGCGCCTGCTTTATTGCGGCGAGTGGATCGAGAGCCACGGGCTGCACGTCTTCATGCTGCACGCCCCCGATTTCCTGGGGTACGAGGACGCGATCGCGATGGCGAAGAACCACCGCGAATGGGTCGCGCGTGGCCTCGGCATCAAGAAGGCGGGCAACGCGATCGTGACGGCCCTCGGCGGCCGGGAGATCCACCCGATCAACGTGAAGATCGGCGGGTTTTACCGCGCGCCGACGGTCGCCGAGCTCGCGGCGCTCCTGCCCGACCTCTCGCGCGCCCTCGAAGACGCCGAGATGTGCCTCGAATGGATGGCGAAATTCGACTTCCCCGCATTCGAGCGTGATTACGAGTACGTCGCGCTGCGCCACCCGGACGAGTACCCGTTCTCCGAGGGACGCATCGTGTCGAGCAAGGGAATCGACATCGACGCGCGCGACTACGAGGCGCACTTCGCCGAGGAGCACGTGCCGCACTCGACCGCGCTGCACGCGGTCGTGCTCGGCCGCGGCGATTACCAGTGTGGCCCCCTCGCCCGCTTCAACCTGAATTTCGATCACCTCGGCGAGCGGGCTCGCGCCGCCGCGGAGCGGATCCATTTCGTGCCGCCCTGCAACAACCCGTACAAGAGCTTGCTCGCGCGCGGGGTCGAGCTCATCCAGGCCCTCGACGAGGCGATCCGCATCATCGAATCGTACACGCCGCCCGAGGCCCCCGCGATCACGGCGGCGCCGCGCCGGGCCACGGGGTATGGTTGTACGGAGGCGCCGCGCGGCATGCTCTGGCACAAATACACGATGGACGAGGCCGGGCTCGTCGAGGACGCCCGCATCGTGCCGCCCACCTCGCAAAATCAGAAATGCATCGAGCGGGACCTCTGGCAGCTCGCCCCGGCGCTCGCCGCGATGCCCCACGCGGCGGCCACGCGGCGCGCCGAGCAGGCCGTGCGGAATTTCGATCCGTGTATCTCCTGCTCGACCCATTTTTTGCGGCTCTCCATCGAACGGGAGGATTGA
- a CDS encoding hydrogenase maturation protease, giving the protein MVVRVIGIGQRAAGDDGLGPAVVDALRSEGALEGVDLCEVNEPSALLPLLSGARRVILVDAALGGGEPGAVHVLAPEALLGGEIAPISTHGISVGQALGLARALEPEVVCQDIQIVAVSVERPACLAYGLSPEALAAVPRAARAVRDLVAGVR; this is encoded by the coding sequence GTGGTCGTCCGCGTCATCGGTATCGGTCAGCGCGCGGCCGGCGACGACGGCCTCGGCCCGGCCGTGGTCGACGCGCTCCGGAGCGAGGGCGCCCTCGAGGGCGTCGACCTCTGCGAGGTGAACGAGCCCTCGGCGCTCCTGCCGCTCCTCTCAGGCGCGCGGCGCGTCATCCTCGTGGACGCGGCGCTCGGCGGCGGCGAGCCCGGCGCCGTGCACGTGCTCGCCCCGGAGGCGCTCCTGGGCGGGGAAATCGCGCCCATCTCGACGCATGGTATCTCTGTCGGACAGGCCCTCGGGCTCGCGCGCGCGCTCGAACCGGAGGTGGTTTGTCAGGACATTCAAATCGTCGCCGTCTCCGTCGAGCGACCGGCCTGCCTCGCGTATGGCCTGTCGCCCGAGGCGCTCGCCGCCGTCCCGCGCGCGGCCCGGGCGGTGCGAGACCTCGTCGCGGGGGTGAGGTAG
- a CDS encoding hydrogenase maturation nickel metallochaperone HypA, whose protein sequence is MHESSLGKEVLRLVLARADEEGAARVCAVRGWIAETERLAPEAIAFHFEAHARGTKAEGARLDLALRWVEAECKTCRSHYRPEHHLLLCPACGSTEGTVLGETGLAVEAIEVE, encoded by the coding sequence ATGCACGAATCGTCGCTGGGCAAGGAGGTCCTCCGTCTGGTGCTCGCGCGCGCCGACGAGGAGGGGGCCGCGCGCGTGTGCGCCGTCCGCGGCTGGATCGCCGAGACGGAGCGCCTCGCGCCGGAGGCGATCGCGTTCCATTTCGAGGCCCACGCCCGCGGCACCAAGGCCGAGGGCGCGCGGCTCGACCTCGCGCTCCGCTGGGTCGAGGCCGAATGCAAAACTTGCCGGAGCCATTACCGGCCCGAGCACCACCTGCTCCTCTGCCCGGCGTGCGGCTCGACCGAGGGCACGGTCCTCGGCGAGACGGGCCTCGCCGTCGAGGCCATCGAGGTCGAGTAG
- the hypF gene encoding carbamoyltransferase HypF: MARVSLHVEGVVQGVGFRPFVYGKAHALGLSGWVKNGRGGVEIEAEGSPEEIEAFVRAIEVDLPRPGAVTRIERREIDAPPNANDGKKIPGFRILPSDEGARPAPLLPADLATCADCLAETLAPQGRRSGYPFTTCARCGPRYSIITSLPYDRDRTSMRSFPLCEDCRREYEDPRDRRFHAETIACPRCGPRLSLLSPAGRAIEEGERALEAAASALREGHIIALRGVGGFQLLVDATNPGAVEALRERKRRDEKPFAVLFADVRAASAAAVLSEEEIRALSGPEAPIVLARRRDSTPLAPEVAPKSPLVGAMLPASPLHRLLAEAAGRPLVCTSGNLSGEPLAVDVPEALARLAGIADVFLVHDRPITRAVDDAVVRAGPDGIGVLRRARGFAPLSVAHWPADEPILGLGAHLKSTITIAVGGELVTSQHLGDLDGPAAVDLLERTARDMVRFFDIRPAALACDLHPDYASSRLAERLAEEWGAKLVRVQHHHAHVAAVMAEHGLEGEVLGLAWDGTGLGTDGFSWGGEAIVASAAHFRRVAHLAPFRLPGGDRASREPRRSALGLLHATLGPEALARARGLGEERALSALLAAMNQGFSAPISTSVGRLFDAVAALVGLRETCSFEGQAAMELEWFASTHPEPRPLPYPLPLSDGAPAVADTAPLVRALLADRDAGRPVAEMAAQFHASLVELGLRIAERVNLPRVVLAGGCFQNDLLTRALTSRLRAAGFDVRLGARVPTNDGGISVGQAAIAARVCTGGR, from the coding sequence ATGGCGCGCGTGTCCTTGCACGTGGAAGGGGTCGTCCAGGGCGTGGGCTTCCGGCCCTTCGTGTATGGCAAGGCGCACGCGCTGGGTTTGTCCGGCTGGGTCAAGAATGGGCGCGGCGGCGTGGAGATCGAGGCCGAGGGTTCGCCCGAGGAGATCGAGGCGTTCGTCCGGGCGATCGAGGTCGACCTGCCGAGGCCGGGCGCCGTGACCCGGATCGAGCGCCGCGAGATCGACGCGCCCCCGAACGCGAATGACGGGAAAAAAATTCCCGGCTTTCGGATCCTGCCGAGCGACGAGGGCGCGCGTCCGGCGCCGCTCTTGCCGGCCGATCTCGCCACCTGCGCCGATTGTTTGGCCGAGACCTTGGCCCCGCAGGGCCGGCGCAGCGGGTATCCCTTCACCACGTGCGCCCGCTGCGGGCCTCGTTATTCGATCATCACCTCCCTGCCCTACGATCGCGACCGCACCTCCATGCGGTCCTTTCCGCTCTGCGAGGATTGCCGCCGCGAATACGAGGACCCGCGTGATCGCCGCTTCCACGCCGAGACGATCGCCTGCCCGCGCTGCGGCCCGCGCCTCTCCTTGCTGTCGCCCGCGGGGCGCGCGATCGAGGAGGGCGAGCGAGCGCTCGAAGCGGCCGCCTCGGCCCTCCGCGAAGGCCATATCATCGCGCTACGCGGCGTGGGCGGATTCCAGCTCCTCGTGGACGCGACGAACCCGGGCGCGGTCGAGGCGCTCCGAGAGCGCAAACGACGCGACGAAAAGCCGTTCGCCGTGCTCTTCGCCGACGTGCGCGCCGCCTCGGCGGCCGCCGTGCTCTCCGAGGAGGAAATACGCGCCCTTTCGGGACCGGAGGCGCCCATCGTGCTCGCGCGCCGCCGCGATTCGACGCCCCTCGCGCCCGAGGTCGCGCCGAAGAGCCCGCTCGTCGGCGCCATGCTGCCGGCCTCCCCGCTGCATCGATTGCTCGCCGAGGCCGCGGGCCGCCCGCTCGTCTGCACGAGCGGCAATCTCTCCGGGGAGCCGCTCGCCGTGGACGTGCCCGAGGCCCTCGCGCGCCTCGCGGGGATCGCCGACGTATTCCTCGTCCACGACCGACCCATCACGCGGGCCGTCGACGACGCCGTGGTGCGCGCGGGGCCGGATGGCATCGGGGTGCTCCGGCGCGCGCGCGGCTTCGCGCCGCTCTCCGTGGCACATTGGCCCGCGGACGAACCCATTCTCGGCCTGGGCGCGCACCTCAAGAGCACGATCACGATCGCCGTGGGCGGCGAGCTCGTCACGAGCCAGCACCTCGGCGACCTCGACGGGCCCGCCGCCGTGGACCTGCTCGAACGCACGGCGCGCGACATGGTGCGTTTTTTCGATATTCGCCCCGCCGCCCTCGCCTGCGACCTGCACCCCGATTACGCGTCGAGCCGCCTCGCGGAGCGGCTCGCGGAGGAATGGGGCGCAAAGCTCGTCCGCGTGCAGCACCACCATGCGCACGTCGCCGCCGTGATGGCCGAGCACGGCCTCGAAGGCGAAGTGCTCGGCCTCGCCTGGGATGGCACGGGCCTCGGGACGGACGGGTTCTCGTGGGGCGGCGAGGCGATCGTCGCGAGCGCCGCCCATTTCCGCCGCGTCGCGCACCTCGCGCCCTTCCGGCTCCCCGGCGGCGATCGAGCCTCGCGCGAGCCACGCCGGAGCGCGCTCGGCCTGCTCCACGCCACGCTCGGCCCGGAGGCGCTCGCCCGGGCGCGCGGGCTCGGGGAGGAGCGGGCGCTCTCCGCGCTGCTCGCCGCCATGAACCAGGGTTTTTCCGCGCCCATTTCGACCAGCGTGGGCAGGCTCTTCGACGCGGTCGCGGCGCTCGTCGGCCTGCGGGAGACGTGCTCGTTCGAGGGCCAGGCGGCCATGGAGCTCGAATGGTTTGCCTCGACGCACCCCGAACCGCGCCCTCTGCCTTATCCCCTCCCCCTCTCGGACGGCGCGCCCGCCGTCGCGGATACGGCGCCGCTCGTGCGCGCCTTGCTCGCCGATCGGGACGCCGGCCGGCCCGTCGCCGAGATGGCCGCGCAGTTCCACGCGAGCCTCGTCGAGCTCGGGCTGCGTATCGCCGAGCGGGTGAACCTCCCGCGTGTCGTGCTCGCGGGTGGCTGCTTTCAGAATGATCTGCTCACCCGCGCGCTCACCTCGCGCCTGCGCGCGGCGGGGTTCGACGTGCGCCTCGGGGCGCGCGTCCCCACGAACGACGGCGGCATTTCGGTGGGCCAGGCGGCGATCGCCGCGCGTGTATGTACAGGAGGCCGGTGA